A region from the Gossypium hirsutum isolate 1008001.06 chromosome A08, Gossypium_hirsutum_v2.1, whole genome shotgun sequence genome encodes:
- the LOC107926873 gene encoding glutathione S-transferase F6, whose amino-acid sequence MAAMKVHGYPLSTATQRVLACLYEKDVEFQFVNVDMIAGEHKSPNFLPLNPFGQVPAFEEGDLKLFESRATTHYIAHEYADKETQLLLPGSNKTMAVFQLWKEVEAHQFDPPSTKLVFELRYKPHFGMTTDAAVVEEYEDKLAKVLDVYEARLAESKYLACDHFTLADLHHLPTVQYLLGSSAKKMFDSRPHVSAWVADITARPAWSKVMGMLKQ is encoded by the exons ATGGCAGCCATGAAAGTTCATGGATACCCTTTGTCAACAGCTACTCAAAGGGTCCTTGCTTGCCTTTAcgaaaaagatgttgagtttcaGTTTGTTAACGTAGACATGATCGCTGGAGAGCATAAATCCCCAAACTTCCTTCCCCTCAAC CCATTTGGTCAAGTTCCAGCCTTTGAAGAAGGGGACTTGAAGCTCTTTG AATCAAGGGCAACCACCCACTATATCGCCCATGAATACGCCGATAAAGAGACCCAACTCTTGTTGCCGGGTTCTAACAAGACTATGGCAGTCTTTCAATTGTGGAAGGAAGTTGAAGCTCATCAGTTCGACCCTCCATCGACGAAGCTAGTCTTTGAGCTGCGTTACAAGCCCCATTTTGGGATGACCACCGACGCGGCGGTTGTGGAAGAATACGAAGATAAGCTTGCCAAAGTTTTAGATGTGTACGAGGCTCGTTTGGCTGAGTCCAAGTACTTGGCTTGTGACCACTTCACCTTGGCCGATCTGCATCACCTCCCTACTGTTCAGTACTTGTTGGGGAGCTCGGCCAAGAAGATGTTTGATTCGCGGCCACATGTGAGCGCTTGGGTGGCTGATATCACTGCAAGGCCAGCTTGGAGCAAGGTCATGGGTATGCTGAAACAGTAA